One genomic segment of Sminthopsis crassicaudata isolate SCR6 chromosome 2, ASM4859323v1, whole genome shotgun sequence includes these proteins:
- the CTXND1 gene encoding cortexin domain-containing 1 protein, producing MEEPTPMPVQVDVDKGLTLACFVFLCLFLIFMIIRCAKVIVDPYSAIPTSTWEEQHLDD from the coding sequence ATGGAAGAGCCAACCCCAATGCCTGTGCAAGTTGATGTGGACAAAGGATTGACTTTGGCCTGTTTTGTCTTCCTTtgcctctttctcatttttatgattATTCGCTGTGCCAAGGTCATAGTGGACCCATATAGTGCCATCCCCACATCTACCTGGGAAGAGCAGCATCTGGATGACTGA